One bacterium DNA window includes the following coding sequences:
- a CDS encoding PaaI family thioesterase → MKNHKDKYIHHTPVTDALFALLTARLANHPANSLLGFSLEELRELYACLRLTHREAITNGPRSHGTIHGGIVAALADTAAAFALSTAFEGKMSFATVDLHITYLSRAKSTIFAHAVVIRRGARINVCEVKITDESDALVATATVNFILTKPPETKS, encoded by the coding sequence ATGAAAAACCACAAAGACAAATATATCCATCACACACCGGTAACCGATGCGCTTTTCGCATTACTGACCGCTCGTTTAGCAAACCACCCGGCTAACAGTTTGCTTGGATTTTCTTTGGAAGAACTACGCGAGTTGTATGCCTGCCTGCGGCTTACGCACCGTGAGGCTATCACCAATGGCCCGCGAAGTCATGGTACGATCCACGGCGGCATCGTCGCTGCATTGGCCGATACGGCGGCGGCTTTTGCATTGTCCACCGCATTTGAGGGAAAGATGAGTTTTGCTACGGTGGACTTGCATATTACCTACCTTTCACGCGCTAAAAGTACTATCTTTGCCCATGCCGTCGTTATCCGTCGCGGCGCGCGAATCAATGTTTGTGAAGTTAAAATAACAGACGAATCCGATGCACTTGTCGCCACGGCGACGGTCAATTTTATACTGACTAAACCTCCGGAAACCAAATCATAA
- a CDS encoding prenyltransferase — protein MQNNDINSFFPPFKAWFMVYRILAVLVWAVLTIVLSASLALYQTGTIDWVNFLLTAAIASVVQGFPAHIVNEITDWKSGADQYRKLGEKSGGGKVIKAGLATITQLWHIFDVTTIVALGLMFGLSQRTSPEIFWFFGIGYFVCLFYTLPPLQFAYRPFAGEWFGGFTGIFLNMTGAYFVQTGQLDSAIILMAVITGLIYIAIMMVFHYLDYESDRHATPVKCTTIVFLGLKQSKFYVLGLLTLSFLLSSAAGWIIHPLFYLFSLLSLVHFGIHYVCNPFEEASILKTGKRLTYLMIAFTVSISVVVHLYFIGLILFTVLCFVLHKKFGKLGPSHAV, from the coding sequence ATGCAAAACAACGATATAAATTCTTTTTTCCCTCCGTTTAAAGCCTGGTTTATGGTGTATCGAATTCTGGCGGTATTGGTATGGGCCGTATTGACCATTGTACTGAGTGCCTCGCTGGCGCTATATCAGACAGGAACGATTGATTGGGTCAATTTTTTACTTACAGCCGCTATCGCTTCTGTTGTCCAAGGATTCCCGGCACATATTGTCAACGAAATCACCGATTGGAAAAGCGGCGCCGACCAATATCGCAAACTCGGTGAAAAATCCGGCGGCGGAAAAGTAATAAAAGCCGGCTTGGCCACTATTACCCAATTATGGCATATTTTTGATGTGACCACGATTGTTGCACTTGGTTTGATGTTCGGACTGTCGCAACGCACTTCACCTGAAATTTTTTGGTTTTTCGGAATCGGATATTTCGTGTGTTTATTTTACACATTACCTCCGTTACAGTTTGCTTACAGACCTTTTGCCGGAGAATGGTTCGGCGGTTTTACAGGAATTTTTCTCAATATGACCGGCGCCTATTTCGTTCAGACCGGCCAATTGGATAGCGCTATTATTCTAATGGCCGTAATAACCGGATTGATTTATATCGCGATTATGATGGTTTTCCATTATCTCGACTACGAAAGCGATCGTCATGCGACGCCTGTAAAATGTACAACCATAGTCTTTCTCGGCTTAAAACAAAGCAAGTTCTATGTGCTTGGATTATTGACGCTGTCTTTCTTGTTATCTTCTGCTGCCGGTTGGATAATTCATCCGTTGTTTTATTTATTTAGCCTGCTTTCACTCGTTCATTTCGGCATTCATTATGTTTGTAATCCGTTCGAAGAAGCATCCATTCTAAAAACCGGAAAACGCCTAACCTACCTTATGATCGCTTTCACGGTCAGTATTTCGGTTGTTGTGCATCTGTATTTCATCGGTCTGATTCTTTTTACGGTTTTGTGTTTTGTACTGCATAAAAAATTTGGAAAATTAGGT